The proteins below come from a single Vitreimonas flagellata genomic window:
- a CDS encoding cell wall hydrolase, which produces MAARWIGLSRPNKEKFAKRGERTSIKHCMHAASLASVLVVAAAMNFALYPDALAAVVSGERQIVGFVPDEPSSSAVSSMTPLVVAEEEVRLLAATAWGEARSEGEHGMRAVAHVMVNRIGERFGEDLATVILSPKQFSVWNRGDPNRRTVMNLARDPSSVATDPEWILADRVAREVLSGQSVDPTGGALFYHTRAVRPRWARVGVGRQVIGQHIFYADVPDPGVRETPRPIDVAQYLGQAISGREPRAQHASVDASARGPRAGRVNGVIQYAPTEAAGQTLPSQSAAFDVNAAAAPTMNGVAVSAAAPTSIAAPQTAIATAP; this is translated from the coding sequence ATGGCCGCTCGCTGGATCGGACTTTCGCGTCCCAACAAAGAAAAATTTGCGAAGCGCGGTGAACGCACTTCGATCAAACATTGCATGCACGCTGCGAGTCTTGCGAGCGTGCTGGTTGTCGCCGCGGCGATGAATTTCGCGCTCTATCCGGATGCGCTGGCCGCTGTGGTCAGTGGCGAACGTCAGATCGTCGGCTTCGTTCCAGATGAACCTTCGTCGAGCGCAGTGTCATCGATGACGCCTCTCGTGGTCGCTGAAGAGGAAGTGCGTTTGCTTGCCGCCACCGCGTGGGGCGAAGCGCGCAGCGAAGGTGAGCACGGCATGCGCGCGGTGGCGCACGTGATGGTGAACCGTATCGGCGAGCGCTTCGGCGAAGACCTCGCCACGGTGATCCTTTCGCCGAAGCAATTCTCCGTCTGGAATCGTGGCGATCCCAATCGCCGCACAGTGATGAATTTGGCGCGCGATCCCTCGAGCGTCGCGACCGATCCTGAGTGGATCCTCGCCGACCGCGTGGCGCGCGAAGTGCTAAGCGGCCAATCCGTCGATCCCACTGGCGGCGCGTTGTTCTATCATACGCGCGCGGTGCGCCCGCGCTGGGCACGCGTCGGCGTGGGCCGGCAAGTGATTGGCCAGCACATCTTCTATGCCGATGTGCCCGACCCAGGCGTTCGCGAAACACCTCGTCCGATCGATGTCGCGCAATATCTCGGCCAAGCGATCTCGGGTCGTGAGCCACGCGCGCAGCACGCGTCTGTGGATGCGTCAGCACGCGGCCCGCGCGCTGGACGCGTCAATGGTGTGATCCAATACGCGCCGACCGAAGCGGCAGGCCAAACGCTGCCGAGCCAAAGCGCTGCCTTTGACGTGAACGCCGCAGCGGCGCCGACGATGAATGGCGTCGCAGTCAGCGCCGCAGCGCCAACGAGCATCGCCGCGCCACAGACGGCGATCGCGACCGCGCCATGA
- a CDS encoding carbonic anhydrase, producing the protein MRIKGAAASAFALILAACGGGSAEHGETAEHGGEHAEAGHGEGHGPSLGPAEAHGAEHAPAAPHGAAPGGEATHWDYMHQAAWAQVAGTCGQGQEQSPVNLSSAAPMVEMPDLATHYLAANGNFVNNGHTLQFNPAQSAATLMIGQQAYGFAQFHFHSPAEHTLDRRAYPAELHFVHRNSQGQLAVVGVFIEEGLENQALGALLASIPNGQGEELATHISADLAALLPPDRAYFAYAGSLTTPPCSEGVRWNVLRTPIQASAAQIAALREALGSSSRHVQPLNQRTVVLGS; encoded by the coding sequence ATGCGCATCAAAGGTGCGGCGGCGTCAGCGTTCGCCTTAATTTTGGCTGCCTGCGGCGGCGGTTCGGCTGAGCACGGCGAAACTGCCGAGCATGGCGGCGAGCACGCTGAAGCTGGCCACGGCGAAGGCCACGGCCCGTCGCTTGGCCCGGCTGAAGCGCATGGCGCTGAGCACGCCCCTGCCGCCCCGCATGGCGCGGCGCCTGGCGGCGAGGCGACCCATTGGGATTACATGCATCAAGCCGCGTGGGCGCAAGTCGCCGGCACGTGCGGCCAAGGCCAAGAGCAATCCCCGGTCAATCTTTCGAGCGCGGCCCCGATGGTCGAGATGCCCGACCTTGCGACGCACTACCTCGCGGCAAACGGCAATTTCGTGAACAACGGCCACACGCTGCAATTCAATCCGGCGCAGAGCGCAGCGACCTTGATGATTGGTCAGCAAGCCTACGGCTTCGCCCAATTCCATTTCCATTCACCGGCCGAGCACACGCTTGATCGCCGCGCTTATCCAGCCGAATTGCATTTCGTGCATCGCAACAGCCAAGGCCAACTCGCCGTCGTCGGCGTGTTCATCGAGGAAGGCTTGGAGAACCAAGCTTTGGGCGCGTTGCTCGCGTCGATCCCAAACGGCCAAGGTGAAGAACTCGCCACGCACATCAGTGCTGATCTCGCTGCGTTGCTGCCGCCGGATCGTGCGTACTTTGCCTATGCCGGCTCGTTGACGACGCCGCCGTGCAGCGAAGGCGTGCGCTGGAACGTGCTGCGTACGCCGATCCAAGCCTCCGCCGCGCAGATCGCTGCGCTGCGCGAAGCTCTGGGTTCGAGCTCGCGCCACGTGCAGCCGTTGAACCAACGCACCGTGGTGTTGGGCTCCTAA
- a CDS encoding ATP-dependent Clp protease proteolytic subunit, with product MNFIPTRLDDEKASPEARNAPDVIEKALFSARVVMLTGEVNDLQARRVTERLFALAAENAEPITFVISSPGGHVESGDMIHDVIKFINAPVRMLGTGWVASAGALIYAAAERENRYCLPNTRFLLHEPRGGVGGMASDVEIQAREILRMRERLNKIFADATGQPLDKIKRDVDRDYWMQAEEAKAYGLVGKIVRSQAEIR from the coding sequence ATGAACTTTATCCCCACCCGCCTCGACGACGAAAAGGCGAGCCCCGAGGCCCGCAACGCGCCGGACGTGATCGAGAAAGCGCTGTTCAGCGCCCGCGTGGTCATGCTCACCGGCGAAGTGAACGATCTGCAGGCGCGCCGTGTCACCGAGCGCCTGTTTGCGCTGGCGGCCGAGAACGCCGAGCCGATCACGTTCGTGATCTCCTCGCCCGGCGGTCACGTGGAAAGCGGCGACATGATCCATGACGTGATCAAATTCATCAACGCACCGGTGCGCATGCTGGGCACGGGCTGGGTCGCCTCCGCCGGCGCGCTCATCTACGCCGCCGCCGAGCGCGAGAACCGCTATTGCCTGCCGAACACGCGCTTCCTGCTGCACGAACCGCGCGGCGGCGTCGGCGGCATGGCCTCGGACGTTGAAATTCAGGCGCGCGAAATCCTGCGCATGCGCGAGCGTCTGAACAAGATTTTCGCCGACGCCACCGGCCAACCGCTCGATAAGATCAAGCGCGACGTCGACCGCGATTATTGGATGCAGGCCGAAGAAGCGAAAGCCTACGGCCTCGTCGGCAAGATCGTCCGGAGCCAAGCCGAAATTCGGTAA
- a CDS encoding toll/interleukin-1 receptor domain-containing protein: MSDVFISYKREDKARVETLYALLLDLDVPVWFDAGIEVGAEWEQRIEEQIAAAQAMIVCWTFAAVSSHWVTREAKIGLERNILVPVMLAPCALVPPFGAVQAADLTHWEGAPDHPEIQKVLGKLESLLGKRNLARNARLRAGGQKEEMVAVLRALLVERARSGARPFTYKEAENALREAAEAEDVRIGEFDQHSLWGALDAISEQNRRRREPPLDVLVVSKDTGRPGRGYWQKHAFLEGNGDALEQALFERHLARVRASSWSQDV; this comes from the coding sequence TTGAGCGACGTCTTCATCTCCTACAAGCGCGAGGACAAAGCCCGCGTCGAGACGCTCTATGCGCTGCTCTTGGACCTCGACGTGCCAGTTTGGTTCGACGCCGGCATCGAGGTGGGCGCCGAATGGGAGCAGCGCATCGAGGAGCAGATCGCCGCCGCTCAAGCCATGATCGTGTGCTGGACGTTTGCCGCCGTGTCTTCGCATTGGGTGACACGCGAAGCGAAAATCGGCCTGGAGCGCAACATCCTCGTGCCGGTGATGCTCGCGCCATGCGCGTTGGTGCCGCCCTTCGGCGCCGTGCAAGCCGCCGATCTCACGCACTGGGAAGGCGCGCCGGATCATCCTGAAATTCAAAAGGTGCTCGGCAAGCTGGAGAGCTTGCTCGGCAAACGAAACCTGGCGCGCAACGCGCGGCTGCGAGCGGGTGGCCAGAAAGAAGAAATGGTTGCCGTGCTGCGCGCGCTGCTCGTTGAGCGCGCGCGCTCAGGCGCGCGGCCGTTCACCTACAAGGAAGCCGAGAACGCGCTGCGCGAAGCCGCTGAAGCCGAAGATGTTCGCATCGGTGAATTCGATCAGCACTCGCTCTGGGGCGCTCTGGACGCCATCTCCGAACAAAATCGTCGCCGTCGCGAACCGCCGCTCGACGTGCTCGTCGTCAGCAAAGACACGGGCCGCCCAGGTCGCGGCTACTGGCAAAAGCACGCCTTCCTCGAAGGCAATGGTGATGCGCTGGAACAAGCTCTGTTCGAGCGACACTTGGCGCGCGTGCGCGCGTCGAGTTGGAGTCAGGACGTTTAA
- a CDS encoding DUF1003 domain-containing protein, with protein sequence MTNAFDDLLSQLRQRAKTRPAPDAAIAPRTFADKAADKIAEIVGSWRFIIIQSGLLFAWIVFNAVSGARVDPYPFILLNLLLSFQAAYTAPIIMMSQNRQADIDRQRAIEDYDINCKAELEIETLHQKIDLLREQEIASLTAAVDRLTKMLEAKN encoded by the coding sequence ATGACCAACGCGTTCGATGACCTGCTGTCCCAATTGCGCCAACGCGCCAAGACGCGACCAGCGCCAGATGCGGCTATCGCGCCGCGCACATTTGCCGACAAAGCCGCCGACAAAATCGCCGAAATCGTCGGCTCCTGGCGCTTCATCATCATTCAGAGCGGGCTGCTCTTCGCCTGGATCGTGTTCAACGCTGTCAGCGGTGCGCGCGTCGATCCCTACCCCTTCATCCTGCTCAACCTGTTGCTCTCATTCCAGGCCGCCTACACCGCGCCCATCATCATGATGAGCCAGAACCGCCAAGCCGACATCGATCGCCAACGCGCGATCGAGGATTACGACATCAATTGCAAAGCCGAACTCGAAATCGAGACGCTGCATCAGAAGATCGATCTGCTGCGCGAGCAAGAGATCGCGTCACTCACGGCAGCCGTGGATCGGCTGACCAAGATGCTGGAAGCGAAGAATTAA